One stretch of Streptomyces agglomeratus DNA includes these proteins:
- the cobJ gene encoding precorrin-3B C(17)-methyltransferase, whose amino-acid sequence MIGLISATAAGAAARDRLAAAWPGRTRVYDGPVREAVGRAFAECDQLVCFLATGAVVRLVAPLLSDKGSDPGVVCVDEAQRHAVSLVGGHGGGANELALAVSGVLGCAPVITTATDATDIPGLDTLGWPVEGATAAVTRAILDGAPVTLDADAVWPLPPLPGNVTPAGGATRVAPGAGTGSAPEHDRAAGAEPAEPAVSLAEAAAIAAVPVGGLPGAMAATVAAGVVAEAAVADAAQERSPDAPAVVRVSDRLLGLGEREVVLRPPSLVVGVGASKGAPADEVSGLIEETLAQAGLSVPSVAALATVDAKAEEAGIVEAAARLGVPLRTYAAEELARIDVPNPSGAPLAAVGTPSVAEAAALVGGGELLVPKRKSAPEGRAAMATCAVVRKEPRGRLAVVGLGPGARDLLTPRARDEIRRASVLVGLDQYVDQIRDLLRPGTRVLESGLGAEEERARTAVAEARAGHAVALIGSGDAGVYAMASPALAEASDDIDVVGVPGVTAALAAAAILGAPLGHDHVSISLSDLHTPWEVIERRVRAAAEADIVVTFYNPRSRGRDWQLPKALSILAEHREPTTPVGVVRNASRPDGTSRLTTIAALDPATVDMMTVVVVGNTAAREIAGRMVTPRGYRWQTEGS is encoded by the coding sequence GTGATCGGCCTCATCTCCGCCACGGCGGCAGGCGCCGCGGCCCGCGACCGGCTGGCCGCGGCCTGGCCCGGTCGTACGCGGGTGTACGACGGCCCGGTGCGGGAGGCGGTCGGGCGCGCCTTCGCGGAATGCGACCAGCTGGTGTGCTTCCTCGCCACGGGCGCGGTCGTACGGCTCGTCGCCCCTCTCCTCTCGGACAAGGGGTCCGACCCGGGTGTGGTGTGCGTCGACGAGGCGCAGCGCCACGCGGTGTCGCTCGTCGGCGGCCACGGCGGCGGCGCGAACGAGCTGGCGCTCGCGGTGTCGGGCGTCCTGGGCTGCGCCCCGGTGATCACGACGGCCACGGACGCCACGGACATACCCGGACTGGACACCCTGGGCTGGCCAGTCGAGGGCGCGACGGCGGCGGTGACCCGCGCGATCCTGGACGGCGCCCCGGTCACGCTGGACGCGGACGCGGTGTGGCCGCTGCCGCCGCTGCCGGGGAACGTGACCCCGGCGGGCGGGGCGACACGCGTGGCGCCCGGCGCGGGCACCGGCTCGGCGCCGGAGCACGACCGCGCCGCCGGCGCGGAGCCCGCGGAGCCCGCCGTGAGCCTGGCCGAGGCGGCCGCGATCGCCGCCGTGCCGGTGGGCGGGCTGCCCGGCGCCATGGCGGCGACCGTCGCGGCCGGTGTCGTCGCCGAAGCGGCCGTCGCCGACGCGGCGCAGGAGCGGTCGCCGGACGCGCCCGCCGTGGTGCGCGTCAGCGACCGCCTGCTCGGGCTCGGGGAGCGCGAGGTCGTGCTGCGGCCGCCGTCGCTCGTCGTCGGCGTGGGCGCCAGCAAGGGCGCGCCCGCCGACGAGGTGTCCGGGCTGATCGAGGAGACGCTGGCGCAGGCGGGGCTCTCGGTGCCTTCCGTCGCCGCGCTGGCGACCGTCGACGCCAAGGCCGAAGAGGCCGGGATCGTCGAGGCGGCGGCCCGGCTGGGCGTGCCGCTGCGGACGTACGCCGCCGAGGAGCTGGCCCGTATCGACGTGCCGAACCCCTCGGGGGCTCCGCTCGCCGCCGTCGGCACACCCTCCGTCGCGGAGGCGGCCGCGCTCGTGGGCGGCGGTGAACTCCTCGTCCCGAAGCGGAAGTCGGCCCCCGAGGGCCGCGCCGCGATGGCGACCTGCGCCGTCGTCCGCAAGGAACCGCGCGGCCGTCTCGCGGTCGTCGGGCTCGGCCCGGGCGCACGTGATCTGCTGACGCCGCGCGCCCGCGACGAGATCCGGCGCGCCTCGGTGCTCGTCGGACTCGACCAGTACGTCGACCAGATCCGCGACCTGCTGCGACCGGGCACCCGGGTGCTGGAGTCGGGGCTCGGCGCCGAGGAGGAGCGGGCCCGTACCGCCGTCGCCGAGGCACGCGCCGGGCACGCGGTCGCGCTGATCGGGTCGGGTGACGCGGGGGTGTACGCCATGGCGTCGCCCGCGCTGGCCGAGGCGAGCGACGACATCGACGTCGTCGGCGTACCGGGGGTGACGGCGGCGCTCGCGGCCGCCGCGATCCTGGGGGCGCCACTCGGCCACGACCACGTCTCGATCAGCCTCTCCGACCTGCACACGCCGTGGGAGGTCATCGAGCGGCGCGTACGGGCGGCGGCGGAGGCCGACATCGTCGTGACGTTCTACAACCCCCGCAGCCGGGGCCGCGACTGGCAGCTCCCGAAGGCGCTGTCGATCCTGGCGGAGCACCGCGAGCCCACCACGCCCGTCGGTGTCGTACGCAACGCCTCACGACCGGACGGAACAAGCCGCCTCACCACGATCGCCGCCCTCGACCCGGCGACCGTCGACATGATGACCGTCGTGGTCGTCGGCAACACCGCCGCCCGCGAGATCGCCGGCCGCATGGTGACCCCGCGCGGCTACCGCTGGCAGACGGAGGGTTCGTGA
- a CDS encoding bifunctional cobalt-precorrin-7 (C(5))-methyltransferase/cobalt-precorrin-6B (C(15))-methyltransferase, whose product MITVFGTGTGAPLSPGARTALDAAGLVVGGRRHLDAAGLPDGTARVVLGPLAPALDAVAEHLAKEADGGGGGVVVLASGDPGFFGIVRALAERFGAHALDVRPGAPSVAVAFARLGLPWDDAVVVSAHGRALRTAVNVCRAHPKTAVLTGPGAGPAELGAALARTGIARTLVVASALGDADGGESVERLSPCEAAARDWPATVSVVVCLDESRALAPAQRTVAGRGIGPAQWALPEAAFEHRDSMITKFEVRALALARLGPRLGDLVWDIGAGSGSMAVECARLGAAAIAVEKTCDGVERVRANAAAHGVDVQTVHGAAPTVLSQLPEPDAVFVGGGGRELPAIVAACARRARRTVVVALAALDRVPAVRAALASAGFEPEGVLLQSSRLAPLPGDVTRLAAANPVFLLWGHRPAEPASEGAVQ is encoded by the coding sequence ATGATCACTGTTTTCGGTACGGGCACGGGCGCTCCGCTCTCCCCCGGCGCCCGTACGGCGCTCGACGCCGCCGGGCTCGTTGTCGGCGGGCGGCGCCACCTGGACGCCGCCGGGCTGCCCGACGGCACGGCCCGGGTGGTGCTGGGGCCGCTCGCGCCCGCGCTGGACGCGGTGGCGGAGCACCTCGCCAAGGAGGCGGACGGCGGCGGGGGCGGGGTCGTGGTGCTGGCCTCGGGCGATCCGGGGTTCTTCGGGATCGTGCGGGCTCTGGCGGAGCGGTTCGGTGCGCACGCCCTGGACGTACGGCCGGGCGCGCCCTCGGTTGCGGTCGCCTTCGCGCGGCTCGGGCTGCCGTGGGACGACGCGGTGGTGGTGAGCGCGCACGGGCGTGCGCTGCGTACCGCCGTGAACGTGTGCCGGGCGCACCCGAAGACGGCCGTGCTGACCGGGCCCGGCGCCGGACCCGCCGAACTGGGCGCCGCGCTCGCCCGTACCGGCATCGCGCGCACCCTCGTCGTGGCGTCCGCGCTCGGCGACGCCGACGGGGGCGAGAGCGTCGAGCGCCTCTCCCCCTGCGAGGCGGCGGCGCGCGACTGGCCGGCGACGGTCAGCGTCGTCGTGTGCCTGGACGAGTCACGGGCACTCGCGCCGGCGCAGCGGACGGTCGCCGGGCGGGGCATCGGTCCCGCCCAGTGGGCGCTGCCCGAGGCCGCGTTCGAGCACCGCGACTCGATGATCACGAAGTTCGAGGTACGGGCACTGGCGCTCGCCCGGCTCGGCCCGCGCCTGGGCGACCTGGTGTGGGACATCGGGGCGGGTTCGGGGTCCATGGCCGTGGAATGCGCGCGGCTGGGAGCGGCGGCGATCGCGGTGGAGAAGACCTGCGACGGCGTGGAACGTGTCCGGGCCAATGCCGCCGCCCACGGCGTGGACGTACAGACCGTGCACGGCGCGGCGCCGACGGTGCTGTCCCAACTGCCCGAGCCCGACGCGGTGTTCGTCGGCGGCGGCGGGCGTGAGCTGCCCGCCATCGTGGCGGCGTGCGCGCGCCGCGCGCGGCGCACCGTCGTGGTCGCGCTGGCGGCGCTCGACCGGGTGCCGGCGGTACGGGCGGCCCTGGCGTCCGCCGGGTTCGAGCCCGAGGGCGTACTGCTCCAGTCGTCGCGCCTCGCGCCGCTGCCCGGGGACGTGACCCGGCTCGCGGCCGCCAACCCTGTCTTTCTGCTGTGGGGCCACCGCCCCGCGGAACCGGCAAGTGAAGGAGCAGTTCAGTGA
- the cobM gene encoding precorrin-4 C(11)-methyltransferase, producing the protein MTFVGAGPGAADLLTFRAARAISDADVVIWAASLVQAEILEHAREGAEILDSAAMSLEDVVAVYERALRDGLKVARVHSGDPALWGGTQEQVDRCDELGLDVEIVPGVSSFSAVAAIAQRELTIPEVAQSVILTRLGGGKTPMPPGEEVREFARHGTTMAIFLSAARSGQLTAELLEGGYRTDTPVVIAYQVTWPEELVLRCTVATLEETVKEHKLWKHTLFLVGPALSASGTRSHLYHPGHFHGFRRADRTARAALREARKSAGAGVEVTAEPGAGKSGS; encoded by the coding sequence GTGACCTTCGTGGGCGCCGGCCCCGGCGCCGCCGACCTGCTGACGTTCCGTGCCGCGCGTGCCATTTCCGACGCCGATGTCGTGATCTGGGCGGCGAGCCTCGTACAGGCCGAGATCCTGGAGCACGCGCGCGAGGGCGCCGAGATCCTGGACTCCGCCGCGATGTCCCTGGAGGACGTGGTGGCGGTGTACGAGCGGGCGCTGCGGGACGGGTTGAAGGTGGCGCGCGTGCACTCCGGCGACCCGGCGCTGTGGGGCGGCACGCAGGAGCAGGTCGACCGGTGCGACGAACTCGGCCTGGACGTCGAGATCGTGCCGGGCGTCTCGTCGTTCTCGGCGGTCGCCGCGATCGCGCAGCGCGAGCTCACGATTCCGGAGGTCGCCCAGTCCGTGATCCTCACCCGGCTCGGCGGCGGCAAGACGCCGATGCCGCCCGGCGAGGAGGTACGGGAGTTCGCGCGGCACGGCACGACGATGGCGATCTTCCTGTCGGCCGCCAGGTCCGGCCAGCTCACGGCGGAGCTGCTGGAGGGCGGGTACCGGACGGACACGCCGGTCGTCATCGCGTACCAGGTCACCTGGCCCGAGGAGTTGGTGCTGCGCTGCACCGTCGCCACGCTGGAGGAGACCGTGAAGGAGCACAAGCTCTGGAAGCACACGCTCTTCCTGGTCGGCCCCGCGCTCTCGGCCTCCGGTACGCGCTCGCACCTCTACCACCCGGGCCACTTCCACGGCTTCCGGCGGGCCGACCGCACCGCGCGGGCGGCGCTGCGCGAGGCGCGCAAGTCCGCGGGGGCGGGCGTCGAGGTGACGGCGGAGCCGGGGGCCGGGAAGTCCGGCTCATGA
- a CDS encoding ZIP family metal transporter, which produces MAVFVALGAFLMTLFGGWVALRVTDRRHLVLGLAGGLMLGVVGLELLPEAMDAAGGEVFGVPQALLLFVGGFLVAHLVERLLAGRQAAHGAHNLAAPTASTSDGGRATGARVPQVGLTAAGAMVGHSLMDGIAIGAAFQVGDGMGTTVALAVVTHDFADGFNTYTLTSVYGNARRKAVAMLFADAAAPVAGAASTLLFTLPEELLGSYLGFFGGALLYLAAAEILPEAHHAHPARSTLLCTVAGVAFVWLVVGIAH; this is translated from the coding sequence ATGGCGGTGTTCGTCGCGCTCGGCGCGTTCCTCATGACGCTCTTCGGTGGCTGGGTGGCGCTGCGCGTCACCGACCGCCGCCACCTCGTGCTGGGCCTGGCGGGCGGGCTGATGCTCGGCGTCGTCGGCCTGGAACTGCTGCCGGAGGCGATGGACGCGGCGGGCGGCGAAGTGTTCGGCGTACCGCAGGCACTCCTGCTGTTCGTCGGCGGCTTCCTGGTGGCCCACCTGGTGGAGCGGCTGCTCGCCGGACGCCAGGCGGCGCACGGCGCGCACAACCTGGCGGCGCCAACCGCCTCCACCAGCGACGGCGGCCGGGCGACGGGAGCACGAGTGCCTCAGGTGGGGCTGACGGCAGCGGGCGCGATGGTCGGCCACAGCCTGATGGACGGCATCGCGATCGGCGCCGCGTTCCAGGTCGGTGACGGCATGGGGACGACCGTCGCGCTCGCCGTCGTCACTCACGACTTCGCCGACGGATTCAACACGTACACGCTCACCAGTGTGTACGGGAACGCGCGCCGCAAGGCCGTGGCGATGCTGTTCGCGGACGCGGCGGCCCCGGTGGCCGGCGCGGCGTCCACTCTGCTCTTCACCCTTCCGGAGGAACTTCTCGGCAGCTATCTGGGCTTCTTCGGCGGCGCGCTGCTCTACCTCGCCGCCGCCGAGATCCTGCCCGAGGCCCACCACGCCCACCCGGCCCGCTCCACACTGCTGTGCACCGTCGCGGGCGTGGCCTTCGTCTGGCTGGTGGTGGGCATCGCGCACTGA
- the cobI gene encoding precorrin-2 C(20)-methyltransferase, which produces MSGSRTRLTGVGVGPGDPELVTVKGVNALRDAAVVVVPVMDSGERGRAEATVLHYVDESKVVRVVFALNEREDRTRREAAWDAAGSRVAELLRANGSVAFATIGDPNVYSTFTYLAQTIAGLVPGTDVVTVPGITAMQDLAARSGAVLTEGTEPLTLVPVTAGAAVLKEALEGPGTVVAYKFGRLAGEVATALRETGRTEDAVWGSALGLPEESIRPAAELAEGGSLPYLSTLIAPARRDGGRGGKL; this is translated from the coding sequence ATGAGCGGGTCGCGCACGAGGCTGACCGGGGTCGGTGTCGGTCCCGGGGACCCCGAGCTGGTGACCGTGAAGGGCGTCAACGCCCTGCGGGACGCGGCTGTCGTGGTCGTACCGGTGATGGACAGCGGCGAGCGGGGCCGGGCCGAGGCCACCGTCCTGCATTACGTCGACGAGTCCAAGGTCGTGCGGGTCGTCTTCGCGCTCAACGAGCGCGAGGACCGCACGCGGCGCGAGGCCGCCTGGGACGCGGCCGGCTCGCGGGTCGCCGAACTGCTGCGGGCGAACGGCTCGGTGGCGTTCGCGACGATCGGCGACCCCAACGTGTACTCGACGTTCACCTATCTCGCGCAGACGATCGCGGGCCTGGTGCCGGGGACCGACGTGGTGACCGTGCCGGGCATCACCGCCATGCAGGATCTGGCCGCCCGCAGCGGGGCCGTACTGACGGAAGGGACCGAGCCGTTGACGCTCGTTCCCGTGACGGCCGGTGCGGCTGTGCTCAAGGAGGCCCTGGAGGGCCCCGGGACGGTCGTGGCGTACAAGTTCGGGCGGCTCGCGGGCGAGGTGGCGACCGCGCTGCGCGAGACCGGGCGTACCGAGGACGCGGTGTGGGGTTCGGCGCTCGGGCTGCCGGAGGAATCGATTCGGCCCGCCGCCGAGCTGGCCGAGGGCGGGTCCCTGCCGTACCTCTCCACCCTCATCGCGCCCGCGCGGCGCGACGGCGGCCGCGGGGGCAAGTTGTGA
- a CDS encoding cobyrinate a,c-diamide synthase gives MVARLVVAAPSSGSGKTTVATGLMAAFAAAGLAVSPHKVGPDYIDPGYHALATGRPGRNLDAYLCGTELIAPLFAHGAAGCDLAVVEGVMGMYDGASGHGELASTAQIAKLLRAPVVLVVDASSQSRSVAALVHGFASWDPEVRIGGVILNKVGSARHEELLREALDASGVPVLGALRRERQVRTPSRHLGLVPVAERRAEAVEAVAALAEQVRAGCDLEALLALARSAPELGVDAWDPAGRVGGAVSGRPVVAVASGAAFTFSYAEHGELLAAAGAEVVPFDPLRDERLPEGTRGLVVGGGFPEVYAPELSGNEPLRGAVAELALSGAPVAAECAGLLYLARSLDGQPMCGVLDAEARMSERLTLGYREAVAVSDSALAAVGTRLRGHEFHRTAVEPGAGAAPAWGMHLPERRVEGFVQLGVHASYLHTHWAAEPGMAKRFVERCTG, from the coding sequence GTGGTAGCACGTCTCGTCGTCGCGGCGCCGTCGTCGGGCAGTGGGAAGACCACGGTCGCGACGGGGCTGATGGCTGCCTTCGCGGCGGCCGGGCTCGCCGTGTCCCCGCACAAGGTGGGGCCGGACTACATCGATCCCGGGTACCACGCGCTGGCGACCGGCCGCCCCGGACGCAACCTCGACGCGTACCTGTGCGGTACGGAGCTGATCGCGCCGCTCTTCGCGCACGGCGCGGCCGGGTGCGATCTCGCCGTCGTCGAGGGCGTGATGGGCATGTACGACGGGGCTTCCGGGCACGGCGAACTGGCGTCCACCGCGCAGATCGCGAAGCTGCTGCGGGCGCCGGTCGTGCTGGTGGTCGACGCGTCGTCGCAGTCGCGGTCGGTGGCGGCGCTGGTGCACGGTTTCGCGTCCTGGGACCCCGAGGTGCGGATCGGCGGCGTGATCCTGAACAAGGTGGGGTCCGCGCGGCACGAGGAGTTGCTGCGGGAGGCACTGGACGCGTCGGGCGTACCGGTGCTGGGCGCCCTGCGGCGCGAGCGTCAGGTGCGGACGCCCTCCCGGCACCTGGGTCTCGTCCCGGTCGCCGAGCGGCGGGCCGAAGCGGTCGAGGCGGTCGCCGCGCTGGCGGAACAAGTGCGGGCGGGCTGCGACCTGGAGGCGCTGCTGGCCCTGGCGCGCAGCGCTCCGGAGCTGGGCGTGGACGCCTGGGACCCGGCGGGCCGGGTCGGGGGCGCGGTGAGCGGGCGGCCGGTGGTCGCCGTGGCGTCCGGGGCGGCGTTCACGTTCTCGTACGCCGAGCACGGCGAACTGCTCGCCGCCGCCGGCGCAGAGGTCGTGCCGTTCGACCCGCTCCGCGACGAGCGGCTGCCCGAGGGGACGCGTGGGCTCGTCGTCGGCGGCGGGTTCCCCGAGGTGTACGCCCCGGAGCTGTCCGGCAACGAGCCGCTGCGCGGGGCCGTCGCCGAACTGGCGTTGTCCGGGGCGCCCGTTGCCGCCGAATGCGCCGGGCTGCTCTATCTCGCGCGCTCCCTCGACGGGCAGCCCATGTGCGGGGTGCTCGACGCCGAGGCGCGCATGTCGGAGCGGCTGACGCTGGGGTACCGCGAGGCGGTCGCCGTCTCGGACAGTGCGCTGGCCGCCGTCGGAACCCGGCTGCGGGGACACGAGTTCCACCGCACGGCCGTCGAGCCCGGGGCGGGTGCGGCTCCCGCGTGGGGGATGCACCTGCCGGAGCGGCGGGTCGAGGGGTTCGTACAACTGGGTGTGCATGCGAGTTATCTGCATACCCACTGGGCCGCCGAGCCAGGCATGGCCAAGAGATTCGTCGAGAGGTGCACGGGATGA
- the cobO gene encoding cob(I)yrinic acid a,c-diamide adenosyltransferase, with translation MPQGQPSVVPDDGLTTRQRRNRPLVVVHTGIGKGKSTAAFGLALRAWNQGWPIGVFQFVKSAKWKVGEENALKVLGASGEGGSVAWHKMGEGWSWVQRDAQLDNEAAAREGWEQVKRDLAAETYKLYVLDEFAYPMHWGWVDTDEVVEVLRDRPGTQHVVITGRNAPEKLVGAADLVTDMSKVKHPMDAGQKGQRGIEW, from the coding sequence ATGCCGCAGGGACAGCCGAGCGTCGTACCGGACGACGGACTCACCACGCGCCAGCGGCGCAACCGGCCGCTGGTCGTCGTGCACACGGGCATCGGCAAGGGCAAGTCGACCGCCGCCTTCGGGCTCGCGCTGCGCGCCTGGAACCAGGGGTGGCCGATCGGGGTGTTCCAGTTCGTCAAGTCGGCGAAGTGGAAGGTCGGCGAGGAGAACGCGCTGAAGGTGCTGGGCGCGAGCGGCGAGGGCGGGTCCGTCGCCTGGCACAAGATGGGCGAGGGCTGGTCCTGGGTCCAGCGCGACGCGCAGCTCGACAACGAGGCGGCGGCGCGCGAGGGGTGGGAGCAGGTCAAGCGCGACCTGGCGGCCGAGACGTACAAGCTGTACGTGCTCGACGAGTTCGCCTATCCCATGCACTGGGGCTGGGTGGACACCGACGAGGTGGTCGAGGTGCTGCGGGACCGCCCCGGGACCCAGCACGTCGTGATCACCGGGCGCAACGCCCCGGAGAAGCTCGTCGGGGCCGCCGATCTGGTGACCGACATGTCCAAGGTCAAGCACCCGATGGACGCGGGCCAGAAGGGGCAGCGGGGCATCGAGTGGTAG
- a CDS encoding putative cobaltochelatase, which produces MSTPYPFTAIVGQDDLRLGLLLNAVSPAVGGVLVRGEKGTAKSTAVRALAALMPEVAVVAGCRFSCDPGSPDPACPDGPHEAGGGVSRPARTVELPVGASEDRLVGALDIERALAEGVKAFEPGLLADAHRGILYVDEVNLLHDHLVDLLLDAAAMGASYVEREGVSVRHAARFLLVGTMNPEEGELRPQLLDRFGLTVEVAASRETDQRVEVVRRRLAYDDDPAAFAAKWAGEEAALRTRIVTARALLPEVRLGDGALRQIAATCAAFEVDGMRADIVMARTATALAAWAGRTDVLAEDVRQAALLALPHRRRRNPFDAPGLDEDRLDDTLEQNSGSDDDDPDPDPDGPGGGGQPPQGDGDGSPETPDGDEPGEAEPEAGEGQHAPAASGGEQAAAGAGEPFRTKTLSVPGLGEGAAGRRSRARTEHGRTTGARRPRGALTKLHLAATVQAAAPHQRARGRSGPGLVVRRDDLRQATREGREGNLVLFVVDASGSMAARQRMSAVKGAVLSLLLDAYQRRDKVGMVTFRGKDAELVLPPTSSVDAAAVRLESLPTGGRTPLSAGLLKAHDVLRVERLRDPSRRPLLVVVTDGRATGGPEPVALAARAARLHEVEGVASVVVDCESGPVRLGLAGELARELGGTAVTLDELRADSIAGLVKDVRETNRRAA; this is translated from the coding sequence TTGAGTACGCCGTACCCCTTTACCGCCATCGTCGGGCAGGACGACCTGCGGCTCGGACTGCTGCTGAACGCCGTCTCGCCCGCCGTCGGCGGTGTGCTCGTGCGCGGCGAGAAGGGCACCGCCAAGTCGACCGCCGTGCGCGCTCTGGCCGCGCTGATGCCCGAGGTGGCGGTGGTCGCCGGGTGCCGGTTCTCCTGCGACCCCGGCTCCCCCGACCCGGCGTGCCCGGACGGGCCGCACGAGGCCGGGGGCGGCGTGTCGCGCCCCGCGCGGACGGTCGAGCTGCCCGTCGGCGCCTCCGAGGACCGGCTGGTCGGCGCGCTCGACATCGAGCGGGCGCTGGCCGAGGGCGTCAAGGCGTTCGAGCCGGGTCTGCTGGCCGACGCCCATCGCGGCATCCTGTACGTCGACGAGGTCAACCTGCTGCACGACCACCTGGTCGACCTGCTGCTGGACGCCGCCGCCATGGGCGCGTCGTACGTGGAGCGCGAGGGCGTGTCCGTGCGGCACGCCGCGCGGTTCCTGCTCGTCGGGACCATGAACCCCGAAGAGGGCGAGCTGCGGCCGCAGTTGCTCGACCGGTTCGGCCTGACGGTGGAGGTGGCCGCCTCCCGCGAGACCGACCAGCGGGTGGAGGTCGTCCGGCGCCGGCTCGCGTACGACGACGACCCGGCGGCCTTCGCCGCGAAGTGGGCCGGCGAGGAGGCGGCGCTGCGGACCCGGATCGTGACCGCGCGGGCGCTGCTGCCCGAGGTGCGCCTCGGCGACGGGGCGTTGCGGCAGATCGCGGCCACCTGCGCCGCCTTCGAGGTCGACGGGATGCGGGCCGACATCGTGATGGCCCGTACGGCGACCGCGCTGGCGGCCTGGGCCGGGCGCACCGACGTACTCGCCGAGGACGTACGGCAGGCCGCGCTGCTCGCGCTGCCGCACCGGCGGCGGCGCAACCCCTTCGACGCGCCGGGTCTCGACGAGGACAGGCTCGACGACACGCTGGAGCAGAACAGCGGCTCGGACGACGACGATCCCGACCCGGACCCCGACGGGCCCGGCGGGGGCGGCCAGCCGCCCCAGGGGGACGGTGACGGTTCACCCGAGACGCCGGACGGGGACGAACCGGGCGAGGCCGAGCCGGAGGCCGGTGAGGGGCAGCACGCGCCCGCCGCGTCGGGCGGCGAGCAGGCCGCCGCGGGCGCCGGGGAGCCGTTCCGTACGAAGACGCTGAGCGTGCCGGGTCTTGGCGAGGGGGCGGCCGGGCGCCGGTCCCGTGCCCGCACCGAGCACGGCCGTACGACCGGGGCGCGCCGGCCCCGGGGGGCGCTCACCAAGCTGCACCTCGCGGCGACCGTGCAGGCCGCCGCGCCGCACCAGCGGGCGCGCGGGCGCAGCGGACCCGGTCTGGTGGTGCGGCGGGACGATCTGCGGCAGGCGACGCGGGAGGGGCGCGAGGGGAACCTCGTGCTGTTCGTCGTGGACGCGTCCGGGTCGATGGCCGCCCGGCAGCGCATGAGCGCGGTGAAGGGAGCCGTGCTGTCGCTGCTGCTCGACGCGTACCAGCGGCGGGACAAGGTCGGGATGGTCACGTTCCGGGGCAAGGACGCCGAGCTGGTGCTGCCGCCGACGTCGTCCGTCGACGCGGCCGCCGTCCGGCTGGAGTCGCTGCCCACGGGCGGCCGTACGCCGCTGTCCGCCGGGCTGCTGAAGGCGCACGACGTACTGCGGGTGGAGCGGCTGCGGGACCCCTCGCGGCGGCCGCTGCTCGTGGTCGTGACCGACGGGCGGGCGACGGGCGGACCGGAGCCGGTGGCGCTGGCCGCCCGCGCGGCCCGGCTGCACGAGGTGGAAGGCGTCGCCTCGGTGGTCGTGGACTGCGAGTCGGGGCCGGTGCGGCTGGGGCTCGCCGGTGAGCTGGCGCGCGAGCTGGGCGGTACGGCCGTCACGCTCGACGAGCTGCGGGCCGACAGCATCGCCGGGCTCGTCAAGGACGTACGGGAAACCAACAGGAGGGCGGCCTGA